In one Tripterygium wilfordii isolate XIE 37 chromosome 22, ASM1340144v1, whole genome shotgun sequence genomic region, the following are encoded:
- the LOC119992006 gene encoding agamous-like MADS-box protein AGL80 — translation MTRKKVNLAYITNDSARKATFKKRKKGLIKKVSELSTLCGIDAAAIVYSPYDSQPEVWPSPGGVQHVISQFRRMPEMEQSKKMVNQESFIRQRIAKATEQLKKQRKDNREKEITHVMFQGLTGQSLNGLNILDLNDLNWLIEQNLKDINKAFESDHSPPVTAAPAPEPIAAPAPAVMASATTDFGENFVDQKPMTTLGHDQMNMQKLPWSMDMVNPQDQTGTGMGTGTWFSDEMMAPLPADNVPRNAFWAYNGFFP, via the coding sequence ATGACAAGGAAGAAGGTGAATCTTGCTTATATTACCAACGATTCGGCCCGAAAGGCGACGttcaagaagagaaagaagggatTGATCAAAAAGGTTAGTGAGTTAAGCACTTTATGTGGAATTGATGCTGCTGCTATTGTTTACAGTCCTTATGACTCGCAACCCGAGGTGTGGCCCTCACCCGGCGGTGTCCAGCATGTTATATCGCAATTCAGGAGGATGCCGGAGATGGAGCAGAGCAAAAAGATGGTTAATCAAGAGAGCTTCATCCGCCAGAGGATCGCCAAGGCGACCGAGCAGCTCAAGAAGCAGAGGAAAGATAATCGAGAGAAGGAAATCACTCACGTCATGTTCCAAGGCCTAACTGGACAATCCCTAAACGGCTTGAACATTTTAGACCTTAATGATCTAAACTGGCTCATTGAACAGAATCTCAAGGACATCAACAAGGCTTTTGAGTCTGATCACTCTCCTCCAGTCACTGCTGCACCAGCACCAGAACCTATTGCTGCTCCTGCACCGGCAGTTATGGCCAGCGCGACTACAGATTTTGGGGAAAATTTTGTAGATCAAAAGCCAATGACAACATTAGGGCATGATCAAATGAACATGCAGAAGCTACCATGGTCTATGGACATGGTGAATCCTCAAGATCAAACGGGGACAGGGATGGGTACGGGGACGTGGTTTTCTGATGAGATGATGGCACCATTGCCTGCAGATAACGTCCCTCGCAATGCTTTCTGGGCATATAATGGTTTCTTTccttga
- the LOC119992005 gene encoding mitogen-activated protein kinase kinase 4-like, whose translation MGSNQPLPPPGPSSSMAAATASRNGPRRRPGLTLPLPQRNPTLAVPLPLPPQQLSFTDLDRVNRIGSGSGGTVYKVVHRPSGRLYALKVIYGNHEDSVRRQMRREIEILRDVDHPNVVKCHDMFDHNGEIQVLLEFMDGGSLEATHISHEPRLANIARQVLSGIAYLHGRKIVHRDIKPSNLLINSRKNVKIADFGVSTILAQTMDPCNSSVGTIAYMSPERINTDLNHGQYDGCAGDIWSLGVSILEFFLGRFPFAVPRGGDWASLMCAICMSRPPEAPATASREFREFIACCLQIEPGRRWTANQLLQHPFVVRIGGGQSQSLHQLLPPPRPLSS comes from the coding sequence ATGGGATCGAACCAACCCCTACCACCACCGGGTCCTTCGTCCTCCATGGCGGCTGCCACGGCTAGTAGGAACGGGCCACGTAGGCGTCCGGGGTTAACTCTACCTTTACCACAACGCAATCCAACTCTGGCTGTGCCACTTCCTCTGCCTCCTCAACAACTCAGCTTCACGGATTTGGACCGGGTCAACCGAATCGGTAGCGGAAGTGGGGGAACCGTCTACAAGGTGGTCCACCGCCCGAGTGGTCGTCTTTATGCTCTCAAGGTGATTTACGGGAATCACGAAGACTCCGTTCGCCGCCAGATGCGTCGCGAGATCGAGATCCTCCGTGACGTAGATCATCCTAATGTTGTCAAGTGCCATGACATGTTCGACCACAACGGGGAGATCCAGGTTCTTCTCGAGTTCATGGATGGTGGATCTCTTGAGGCTACGCACATCTCACACGAGCCTCGCCTTGCCAACATCGCCCGCCAGGTTCTTAGTGGAATCGCTTATCTTCATGGGCGAAAGATTGTTCACCGTGACATCAAGCCCTCTAACCTTCTCATCAACTCTCGCAAGAATGTTAAGATTGCCGATTTCGGGGTTAGCACGATTCTCGCGCAAACCATGGACCCTTGCAATTCATCGGTGGGCACCATAGCCTACATGAGCCCGGAAAGAATCAACACCGACTTGAACCATGGACAATACGATGGTTGTGCTGGGGACATATGGAGTTTGGGGGTCAGCATATTGGAGTTCTTCTTGGGTAGGTTCCCGTTCGCGGTGCCGAGAGGTGGGGATTGGGCCAGTTTGATGTGTGCCATATGCATGTCAAGACCACCGGAGGCACCGGCTACTGCTTCCAGGGAGTTCAGGGAGTTCATAGCTTGTTGCTTGCAGATAGAGCCAGGAAGGAGATGGACCGCAAATCAGTTATTGCAGCATCCGTTCGTGGTGAGGATTGGAGGAGGACAAAGCCAGAGTTTACACCAATTATTGCCTCCTCCTCGCCCACTCTCTTCCTAG
- the LOC119991930 gene encoding mitogen-activated protein kinase kinase 4-like: MGSNQPLPPPGPSSSMAAATASRNGPRRRPGLTLPLPQRNPTLAVPLPLPPQQLSFTDLDRVNRIGSGSGGTVYKVVHRPSGRLYALKVIYGNHEDSVRRQMRREIEILRDVDHPNVVKCHDMFDHNGEIQVLLEFMDGGSLEATHISHEPHLANIARQVLSGIAYLHGRKIVHRDIKPSNLLINSRKNVKIADFGVSTILAQTMDPCNSSVGTIAYMSPERINTDLNQGQYDGCAGDIWSLGVSILEFFLGRFPFAVPRGGDWASLMCAICMSRPPEAPATASREFREFIACCLQIEPGRRWTANQLLQHPFVVRIGGGQSQSLHQLLPPPRPLSS; this comes from the coding sequence ATGGGATCGAACCAACCCCTACCACCACCGGGTCCTTCGTCCTCCATGGCGGCTGCCACGGCTAGTAGGAACGGGCCACGTAGGCGTCCGGGGTTAACTCTACCTTTACCACAACGCAATCCAACTCTGGCTGTGCCACTTCCTCTGCCTCCTCAACAACTCAGCTTCACGGATTTGGACCGGGTCAACCGAATCGGTAGCGGAAGTGGGGGAACCGTCTACAAGGTGGTCCACCGCCCGAGTGGTCGTCTTTATGCTCTCAAGGTGATTTACGGGAATCACGAAGACTCCGTTCGCCGCCAGATGCGTCGCGAGATCGAGATCCTCCGTGACGTAGATCATCCTAATGTTGTCAAGTGCCATGACATGTTCGACCACAACGGGGAGATCCAGGTTCTTCTCGAGTTCATGGATGGTGGATCTCTTGAGGCTACGCACATCTCACACGAGCCTCACCTTGCCAACATCGCCCGCCAGGTTCTTAGTGGAATCGCTTATCTTCATGGGCGAAAGATTGTTCACCGTGACATCAAGCCGTCTAACCTTCTCATCAACTCTCGCAAGAATGTTAAGATTGCCGATTTCGGGGTTAGCACGATTCTCGCGCAAACCATGGACCCTTGCAATTCATCGGTGGGCACCATAGCCTACATGAGCCCGGAAAGAATCAACACCGACTTGAACCAAGGACAATACGATGGTTGTGCTGGGGACATATGGAGTTTGGGGGTCAGCATATTGGAGTTCTTCTTGGGTAGGTTCCCGTTCGCGGTGCCGAGAGGTGGGGATTGGGCCAGTTTGATGTGTGCCATATGCATGTCAAGACCACCGGAGGCACCGGCTACTGCTTCCAGGGAGTTCAGGGAGTTCATAGCTTGTTGCTTGCAGATAGAGCCAGGAAGGAGATGGACCGCAAATCAGTTATTGCAGCATCCGTTCGTGGTGAGGATTGGAGGAGGACAAAGCCAGAGTTTACACCAATTATTGCCTCCTCCTCGCCCACTCTCTTCCTAG
- the LOC119991792 gene encoding protein SAWADEE HOMEODOMAIN HOMOLOG 1-like — MDGSESKDSSASEFSLAEIVEMENIYKDIGENTPNPEICQGIANSFNFSADRTWKPAIRWQEVQSWFQDKQNETGAKQKDSTMALRVFVDRSHAKISGYIPESSLKRRGVKASELSELAFEAKSARDNAWYDVAAFLTYRVMCSGELEVRVRFSGFSNADDEWVNVKRAVRERSIPLEPSECRRVKVGDLVLCFQERPEQAVYCDAYVMEIRRHSHDISGCKCIFVVRYDHDNTKEKVHLERICCRPTS; from the exons ATGGATGGGTCGGAGTCCAAAGATTCCAGCGCCTCCGAGTTTAGCCTTGCTGAG ATAGTTGAGATGGAAAACATATACAAGGATATAGGAGAAAATACTCCAAATCCAGAGATTTGCCAGGGGATTGCCAACAGTTTTAA TTTCTCAGCAGATCGTACATGGAAACCGGCTATTAGGTGGCAAGAg GTGCAAAGTTGGTTCCAAGATAAGCAAAATGAGACAGGTGCCAAACAAAAGGACTCGACGATGGCCCTCAGAGTATTTGTTGATCGATCTCATGCAAAGATATCTGGATATATACCTGAAAGTTCACTAAAGCGAAGAG GCGTAAAGGCCTCGGAACTTTCAGAGTTGGCTTTTGAAGCTAAATCAGCAAGAGATAATGCATG GTATGACGTTGCTGCTTTTCTAacgtatagggttatgtgttcCGGAGAACTT GAAGTGCGTGTGAGATTTTCTGGGTTCAGTAACGCGGATGATGAGTGGGTGAATGTGAAAAGAGCAGTGCGTGAGAGATCTATTCCCTTGGAGCCTTCAGAATGCCGCAGGGTCAAGGTTGGAGATCTGGTTCTGTGCTTCCAG GAAAGGCCAGAGCAAGCAGTCTACTGTGATGCGTATGTTATGGAAATCCGAAGGCATTCACACGACATAAGCGGCTGCAAATGCATCTTTGTGGTTCGCTATGACCATGATAACACCAAG GAAAAAGTTCATTTGGAGAGGATATGTTGCAGGCCGACCTCATAA